DNA sequence from the Juglans microcarpa x Juglans regia isolate MS1-56 chromosome 5S, Jm3101_v1.0, whole genome shotgun sequence genome:
aataggtGACTGTTTTAAAGTCAATTGTTACGTAAGTCGAGGCTATACAAGAATTGTAGTATATTCCGGTGAATATCTTCCTTCTTAAGACCTATTTTCTCCATTAGGCCATGGTCCAACCTCACGTGTTAGCCATTAAATTTATTGTATCAAAACTTCTTTTGTTGCGTAATGGATAGTCTGTGGTGTATTATAATTCAGATTATCGGGTGATACGTGCACTTAAATTGATTGAAAGTAACATAtagttagagttttgtttttattttgtttcaagtcTACTTTTCTCACTTGTGGTGAAGAAATTATGATAGCACGAAAATCACATATTTGTTTTATCTCTCTATAATATGCATTagccactattcactctcacacctcactcctataattttttcataaggtgtgagtATTTTTCATCGAATGTGGAGTGTGAAATGATGAATAGTATCTGATGTCAAGTGTTTATTCTATCTACCCACCCGTGTTACCCCTGCAGCCCGGCAGATTCAACGGACAGGCCAGAGTTGCAAAGACCCCCGTTGGCCAGCCCTCGGTACCATCAATTTATCTCGAGATTTGCTTGTAGGCATCTGGGAAAAGATTTGAGTCTGTCATCAAAAATCCATTTTCAATCTGTGGGACATTTAGAACAGTAGGACGAAGACCAATGATTGTTTAATGAACAACAAAATGTCCAAAGGTTTATTACGATAATTTTTGTCTATCCATTCATCAATTGGTACTTTCCTATAAGAAATTAAGCCATTTTGAGTAGCATACACAGATAAATTTCCAGGATCAAGAATCAAGGGAGAGCTTTTCAAGCTCTTGGATTCCATGACTGGATGCTTTCTTCAATTCAAGAGCTCTCTTATAAGGAGGGGCGATTGGGGGCTGTACAGGATCCAAACTCTTGTAAATTCCATCAGCAACTTTAGGTAATGGATATGACCTGTCAGAATCGTATCCAGAGAGGTCCCCGCAAGCTAGAAATGGGATATACACCTTATTTGGCCCTTCCAACCACCCACTACTGCAATCTGTTATCCAACATTATATCATTACTCCCACCAATAAGACATATTATCATAATAGAATCAAATCAGGACTCCTTATAATTCAACTAAAAGCCCAAAAAGGAACATGAAAGCTAGGAAGTCCCGCTTTGCTTGTTTATTTTCAGTCATTGAGAACATTTACCAAGATTTTTGccccttttttttaaacagtttccaaaactggttttttttttttttttttttaaaaaaaaaaaaaaaaaaaaaaaccctacaaCCCAcatgttaagaaaaaaaaaaaataaacaggaAAGGGCTGCCCTCCTCGCATGCAGCCTTTGGCACTGCCCGCAAGGTGGGGGAGAGATCTctccatcttttttatttttattttttttcccaaaacactttttaagatGCTACTGTACCACAAAAACTATTCAAGAAAACACTTCAATGGGAAGCCTCAGTTTCCGGATTTGCAATTTTCATTCCAACACGTGACTATTTTTAAATTGTCTAAGTTCAAAACAAAATCCCTCGAGCAAGAATGCAACTCTAACCAAGTGTCTTGTTTGGGATTGCTATAGGTAATAGAGCTTTTTATTGTTGAGCCTTGTTAAAAACTTCTAGTatttaaaagttatttactgtttaatAAACATTCGCTTAAAGTGCTTTTAAAGTTAGTTGTGCTAGTTTTTACATTATCTGCAGGAGCTTGCCAACAAAAGCTTCAATTggtactttttaaaaaagtggattTTCGACTTTTTTAGGTGCTTAAagcactttttataaatttaccatTAGACTGTTAGAAAGTATTTCCCCCAAGATGGACTACCCACCTGTTAAAAGCACtaaatataacatatacaaAAGATACAATCGTGTGGAATATCACATTACCTAGATTGTTTGCCCCAGATGGGCTCCCCACCTTTTCTAGCAGGCGGTGGAGGTTTTTTGGATCAAATCCTTCAGGAGGGGAATAATTCTCGCAAACTGCAAATGCCTCTGTATGGAAAGAAGTAAAAAACATTAGTTTGGATTACAAACTATATCAGACAGATAATTATTAATCTAATATCATAGATTTTCCTTAATTTGGTCACAGAATTTTGGTAGTGCCAAGAGCCTatgagagaaggaaaaaaggaaaagtcactagagaaaaaaatacGCTGGAATTTTTTCACACtagaggaaaaaaggaaaagtcgCTTTGGCCTTACCTATGCTGGAATTTCGGCTGCTTTTTGGTTTTGCAAAAGTCActagaggaaaaaataatttaagctGCAACAGAAGGAACAAAAAGGTAATGAACATTCTGTGTCAGTTTGGTTCCTGTCATACACAAATTAGgcataaaatagacaaatattaatgccaaagacaaaaataaaatagaaggaagaaagaTCTGCAAGCACTTCTAGGTGAAGCCAGAGACGATAACTTGTTTCACTACTCCAGTGTAAACAAGATAATTTCACAATGACTGGGAGCAGATATAGTCATTAAACAAGCAAAAGCTCAACTGAAATCCCTCACAACTCCTATAAGTAGGAACCCACTGATTGAAAGGGTATTCAATGTGCCATTTCCTGATTGGCCTTGATCAGTCTATAAAATCATTGTAAAGTTTTTACTGTGGGAGACAACTGATTTAGGGGCATGAGAGAAACAGTCCCATTCTCCCAATGGCTAAGTTCCAACACAAGCCCCTTGGCTTGGGCAACAAAAGTTCATTATTTCTTGCATTTTGTTCAAAATTCCAGTAAGAATCATCTATCCTATTACTAGCATTAAGTGAAACCTTGCGTCACACCTTAATATACTTTACCAATGAATGATAAATTGAAAGGACAAAAGGATTATATAGGCTTTCCCCtgaacataataatatattatagacaGCTGTACCATATCTCAAGAAATTGACTTCTCATATCGAGAGCTTCGATAAGCATTTGATTTACCTGACAGTACAGAAGACTTGTATCTTTCCCCCGAAATATTTTTGCTATAAACTTTCCACCTTCTCTAAGTACATGGGCAACAATTGTTAAGCCCTGCAAGAAAGATGGCCCATTCGGTTACAATCTAACACGAACTTCAGCAAAACTTATATATGGTAGAAACCAACTGCATCCCTAAAACAGGAAGAAAGCCACAATACAACCACGGTCCACAAATAGTGGTCAAATGGAAGAACATCTTGCACAATATCAAGGATGAACAGCGGCACTGGTTCAAATTTCAGTTGGAAAAATATTCTAAgatcttcttgttttcttttgcaagttgttggaaaatattataacaatatttggGTACTGTATTAGGGTCTCAAATTAAGTCACAAAgaaattgattaataattttctttctcactactttttttcaatattttcagtTAATCCTAGCCAATAACTCCCTTAATAATACCCACACAAATTTAAGCTACAGGTGGCTCCCTAACTTTTCACATTATTTAATCTAAATTGTTCACATTACGACAAAGTTAACAGAGAGACATAAATGCATTAACCTAGGTACAAATCATCAGAATAACGACATAACAAAATGCAGGTTGCAAAGGACCTACTATAATAATGACAAACTGCATAATAGTCTATATTCCAGTTttgaacatataaaataaatatgataaaactGAATAGTAAGGCACAGTAGCTTAATATGTAACTAGCACGTATTTCTGTTTCTTCTGAAAAGTTAACTATCATCCTAAAGTATCCATAATAGTAAATTCTGGATAAGGTAAGTATACCAACAAAGACATTGGAAAGTCTATGAGGAACTAGATTTTACCGCTAGTATGAGCTGGGATTGTACAAATTCATCCATGTCATGAAGACCAGTTACTGGAAACAGAACAGCATAAAGCTAcgttaaaaaaatgcaaaacatcAGTGAAAACGAGTTGGAACCCTAAACAAAGTCAAAgccataaatatcattttaccATCAGGAGCACCATCGCAAACAAC
Encoded proteins:
- the LOC121267347 gene encoding putative tRNA (cytidine(32)/guanosine(34)-2'-O)-methyltransferase gives rise to the protein MGRASRDKRDIYYRKAKEEGWRARSAFKLLQIDEEFNIFEGVKRVVDLCAAPGSWSQVLSRKLYLPTKLSADSRDSDLPLIVAIDLQPMAPIEGVIQVQGDITNARTAEVVIRHFDGCKADLVVCDGAPDVTGLHDMDEFVQSQLILAGLTIVAHVLREGGKFIAKIFRGKDTSLLYCQLKLFFPLVTFAKPKSSRNSSIEAFAVCENYSPPEGFDPKNLHRLLEKVGSPSGANNLDCSSGWLEGPNKVYIPFLACGDLSGYDSDRSYPLPKVADGIYKSLDPVQPPIAPPYKRALELKKASSHGIQELEKLSLDS